The proteins below are encoded in one region of Campylobacter rectus:
- the cmeU gene encoding CmeU family protein: protein MQEKKEMVKNQIEEILKARDEFFAELDRQVPKVAGTDVFDFAAVKEADLKALYAKFYAYDYNTRKLLPSVYEAFGVKFNV from the coding sequence ATGCAAGAAAAAAAAGAAATGGTAAAAAATCAAATCGAGGAAATTTTAAAGGCTAGGGACGAGTTTTTCGCCGAACTGGATCGCCAGGTGCCAAAGGTCGCCGGCACGGACGTGTTTGATTTCGCAGCGGTTAAAGAGGCGGATCTAAAGGCGCTTTACGCTAAATTTTACGCCTACGATTATAACACCAGAAAGCTACTGCCTAGCGTCTATGAGGCGTTTGGCGTAAAATTCAATGTCTGA
- the pgp2 gene encoding cell shape-determining L,D-carboxypeptidase Pgp2: MVLKKIFDLFIFSVLSSQILAAQNLTDANLTSAKYWRSKLTDANVTYGYYEKKTKIIVVNKAQKTLHGFEYAGGALEQTFSQNVITGKSGDKFKEGDLKTPVGVYDIIDKFTPPDPFYGPLAMSLSYPNAHDKAAKKTGGGIWIHGLPMNGKREDEVRTRGCVAFDNDALVKFGKLIGDKGVVIISENEPVDASKDDIARVLAHLQEWLQMWRDNETKIYLSFYADKFVKIDGKNALSKAKFAERKKKIFALNEKKSIKASNFSVTPYPGVKGQNLFRVVFDEDYAAPSHEFKGRKELYVQLDKDKFQILTEK; encoded by the coding sequence ATGGTTTTGAAAAAGATATTTGATTTATTTATTTTTTCCGTTTTATCCTCTCAAATTTTAGCGGCGCAAAATTTAACGGACGCGAATTTGACCTCTGCGAAATACTGGCGTTCCAAGCTAACCGATGCTAATGTCACCTACGGCTACTACGAGAAAAAAACTAAAATCATCGTCGTAAATAAAGCTCAAAAAACTTTGCACGGCTTCGAATATGCAGGCGGCGCGCTAGAGCAGACATTTTCACAAAACGTGATAACCGGCAAAAGCGGGGATAAATTTAAAGAAGGCGACCTAAAAACGCCCGTGGGAGTTTATGATATCATAGATAAATTTACTCCGCCCGATCCTTTTTACGGACCGCTTGCTATGTCGCTATCCTATCCGAACGCCCACGACAAAGCCGCTAAAAAAACGGGCGGAGGCATCTGGATACACGGGCTGCCTATGAACGGCAAACGCGAGGATGAGGTGCGAACGCGCGGCTGCGTAGCGTTTGATAACGACGCACTGGTAAAATTCGGCAAACTAATCGGCGATAAAGGCGTCGTGATAATCAGTGAGAACGAACCCGTAGACGCTAGCAAAGACGATATCGCGCGCGTGCTGGCGCATCTGCAAGAGTGGCTGCAGATGTGGAGAGATAACGAAACTAAAATTTACCTTAGCTTTTATGCGGATAAATTTGTGAAGATAGACGGCAAAAACGCGCTTTCAAAGGCAAAATTCGCCGAAAGGAAAAAGAAAATTTTCGCCCTAAACGAAAAAAAGAGCATCAAGGCGTCAAATTTTAGCGTGACGCCGTATCCCGGCGTCAAAGGGCAAAATCTTTTTAGAGTCGTTTTTGACGAGGATTACGCCGCGCCAAGCCACGAATTTAAAGGGCGAAAAGAGCTCTACGTGCAGTTGGATAAAGATAAATTTCAAATCTTAACGGAGAAATAA
- a CDS encoding copper chaperone PCu(A)C: MKSKILVASLLTTALGFANAADIEISNIYAKATLPGAKNTALFFEIKNYTNKPVKLIGASSPAAAISEIHTHQEVDGMKKMVQIEDIEIAPESTVSLEPGGLHVMLMNIKAPIKEGDKLEAVLEFDNGEKIEIKDIVAKPVMAKKEGGRDHGGHMDMSKQKH, translated from the coding sequence ATGAAAAGCAAAATTTTAGTCGCGTCGCTACTAACGACGGCTCTAGGCTTCGCAAATGCCGCAGATATCGAGATTTCAAACATTTACGCCAAAGCCACTCTTCCGGGCGCGAAAAATACGGCGCTGTTTTTTGAGATCAAAAACTACACCAACAAACCCGTAAAACTAATAGGCGCCAGCTCTCCAGCGGCCGCTATAAGCGAGATACACACGCACCAAGAAGTAGACGGTATGAAAAAAATGGTACAGATAGAGGACATCGAGATAGCGCCCGAAAGCACCGTGAGCCTCGAGCCTGGCGGCTTGCACGTGATGCTGATGAATATCAAAGCGCCGATAAAAGAGGGCGACAAACTCGAAGCCGTGCTGGAATTTGACAACGGCGAAAAGATCGAGATAAAAGATATCGTCGCAAAGCCGGTTATGGCTAAAAAAGAGGGCGGCCGCGATCACGGCGGACATATGGATATGAGCAAGCAAAAACATTAA
- a CDS encoding SCO family protein: MKKLFIILILITTVFGAIFLALYSDKYNFTGQGANGAVSLKSFEGKNKIIYFGYTTCPDVCPAALGILAGVLNELKRDDMVVFFITLDPERDEAKNVDEYAKYFYPNSYGVVADDLPKVAKRYGVKYQKVLLEKSAMEYSVAHSSSLYVLDKKGKFVSEISNLTTQNIKKTLENLK; the protein is encoded by the coding sequence ATGAAAAAACTTTTTATCATTTTGATACTAATTACGACGGTTTTTGGCGCGATATTTCTCGCGCTTTACTCAGACAAATATAATTTCACGGGTCAAGGCGCAAACGGCGCCGTTAGCTTAAAGAGCTTTGAGGGGAAAAACAAGATCATTTACTTTGGCTACACGACCTGCCCCGACGTCTGCCCGGCGGCTCTTGGCATCCTTGCGGGCGTTTTAAACGAACTTAAACGAGACGATATGGTAGTGTTTTTCATCACGCTTGATCCCGAGCGCGATGAGGCCAAAAACGTCGATGAATATGCGAAGTATTTTTACCCTAATTCTTACGGCGTCGTAGCGGACGATCTGCCTAAGGTAGCCAAAAGATACGGCGTGAAATATCAAAAAGTACTACTTGAAAAATCGGCTATGGAGTACTCCGTCGCGCACAGCTCCTCGCTCTACGTGTTGGACAAAAAAGGCAAATTCGTATCCGAAATTTCAAATTTAACGACGCAAAATATCAAAAAGACGCTCGAAAATTTGAAATAA
- a CDS encoding PQQ-binding-like beta-propeller repeat protein, translated as MKIIAFLCTLLIFSFSSSSEVGTNLAGSDVKGCAYSNRNGTLAIYDAADSLKILDAKDLKLINKFDFKTDGITSLDFEGANLYAGFSGGKIAKFSEDFSSFAGMLNLSNLSFESQITHLRVENGKIYAVAGKNAFISYDIASKKQARTNLDGAYRIATCQILNGVALITGWDRSVFTVNLSTMQAINLGKLKSVALSAAEINSGVIFGLASGEIASLKFDAGENLTNEIKVNLASERASAANSANDQANLNYAKASAVGKMDTNLSAEVNLLQISDKDGAREANLTAVKNAQNKTDLNLANGKANANLMNSTNLETKNSASTETKAAPNPIVQIYKISNSRVKSLLIVQDKVYIGLGNGEILRSDAEFKQIEKMGKNSDAVIKIFNDEDSVIAVSINGEIQIYKKKS; from the coding sequence ATGAAAATAATAGCGTTTTTGTGCACCTTACTTATTTTCTCTTTCTCAAGCTCAAGCGAAGTCGGTACAAATCTCGCCGGTAGCGATGTAAAAGGCTGTGCGTATAGTAATCGAAACGGCACTCTTGCCATCTACGACGCTGCAGACTCGCTAAAGATACTTGACGCAAAAGATTTAAAACTTATTAATAAATTTGATTTTAAAACCGACGGTATAACCTCGCTCGACTTTGAAGGCGCAAATTTATACGCGGGATTTTCAGGCGGCAAGATAGCTAAATTTAGCGAGGATTTCAGCTCTTTTGCCGGTATGCTAAATCTTTCAAATTTAAGCTTTGAGTCGCAGATAACGCACCTTCGGGTCGAAAACGGCAAAATTTACGCAGTCGCCGGCAAAAACGCCTTTATCTCCTACGACATTGCGTCAAAAAAGCAGGCGCGCACGAACCTTGACGGCGCATACCGTATCGCGACCTGTCAAATTTTAAACGGCGTCGCACTGATAACGGGCTGGGATAGATCGGTTTTTACCGTAAATTTAAGCACGATGCAGGCAATAAATCTGGGCAAATTAAAATCCGTAGCTCTGAGCGCGGCAGAGATAAACTCGGGCGTGATTTTCGGACTTGCTAGCGGCGAAATAGCGAGCCTCAAATTTGACGCTGGGGAAAATTTGACGAACGAAATAAAAGTAAATTTGGCGAGCGAGCGAGCAAGCGCAGCAAATTCGGCTAACGACCAAGCAAATTTAAACTACGCCAAAGCAAGCGCAGTCGGCAAAATGGACACAAATTTGAGCGCCGAGGTAAATTTGCTACAGATAAGTGATAAAGACGGAGCGCGCGAGGCAAATTTGACCGCCGTCAAAAACGCGCAAAACAAAACGGATCTAAATTTGGCTAACGGCAAAGCAAACGCAAATTTGATGAACTCTACAAATTTAGAAACAAAAAACTCGGCGAGCACAGAAACCAAAGCCGCCCCGAACCCAATCGTCCAAATTTACAAAATCTCAAATTCGCGCGTTAAAAGCCTACTAATCGTGCAGGATAAAGTTTATATCGGGCTTGGAAACGGCGAAATTTTACGAAGCGACGCGGAGTTTAAACAGATAGAAAAAATGGGCAAAAACTCTGACGCCGTGATAAAAATTTTTAACGACGAAGATAGCGTCATAGCCGTTAGCATAAACGGCGAGATCCAAATTTACAAGAAAAAATCTTAG
- the nosZ gene encoding Sec-dependent nitrous-oxide reductase, translated as MNKLLSCGIVAAASLAFAVSGACASGSDLQAIMKARGLTEKDILAAAKTYQPSGKKDDYIVFSSGGQSGQVMVYGVPSMRIYKYIGVFTPEPWQGYGYDEESKAILKSGAIRGKQITWGDTHHPALTEKNGEYVGDYLFINDKANPRIAVINLHDFETTQIVVNPIMKSEHGGSFITPNSEYVIEAAQYAAPLDNGYHSMDEYEAAYRGAVTFWKFDYPKGKIDEKASFSLELPPYWQDLSDAGKGESFGWAFTNSINTEMYTGGIEKGLPPFEAGASRNDTDYLHVYNWQILEKLAQDKKNYMEINGHRVVTIEAAVKAGALFLIPEPKSPHGVDVTPDGRYIVIGGKLDTHATVYDFKKIKNLIDKKEFAGTDPYGIPVLDMAKTLQGQVELGLGPLHNSFDEKDGIIYTSLYVDSQIVKWDYKNLKVLDRINVHYNIGHLDTMEGKSSKPKGKYAIALDKLSIDRFNPVGPLHPQNHQLIDITGAKMELLYDMPIPLGEPHDVVSIAASKLKPATTYTMGTNSRTGKESPFVTLAGQERVERNGKNVTVYATMIRSHINPEHIEVNKGDNVTIHLTNLERAQDETHGFTVDLYNIHASLEPGKTATVNFVADEEGVFPYYCTEFCSALHLEMMGYLLVKDPNKKYESAKVSKLKTLSPEALKAEYDKVIATNKATDEVIQSVVTYLKEKHYEKYPKVKELVTDALDQYGKIPEVKAKADEAYKKGDVNGAILWEYQVWQYMVKTADVGLRAKNNLAKEIATPMSSAAAKGEEAYLKGGCNGCHVIGQVSSGPDLTGVLLRHENAEKWVFDFIKDPAKFYNDEYVKSMIDFFNLRMPNQHMSDQEIKDIIEYLKWIDENAGM; from the coding sequence ATGAACAAACTACTTAGTTGCGGTATCGTTGCGGCTGCGAGCCTCGCGTTTGCCGTTAGCGGTGCGTGTGCATCGGGTAGCGACCTCCAAGCTATCATGAAAGCGCGCGGGCTAACGGAAAAAGACATCCTAGCAGCCGCTAAAACATATCAGCCAAGCGGCAAAAAAGACGACTACATCGTCTTCTCATCAGGAGGCCAAAGCGGACAGGTGATGGTTTACGGCGTGCCTTCAATGAGGATTTACAAGTATATCGGCGTCTTTACGCCGGAGCCTTGGCAGGGATACGGCTACGACGAAGAGTCTAAAGCCATCCTAAAAAGCGGCGCCATCAGAGGCAAACAAATCACGTGGGGCGACACTCACCACCCTGCTCTCACCGAGAAAAACGGCGAATACGTCGGAGATTATCTTTTCATCAACGACAAGGCCAACCCTCGCATCGCCGTGATAAATTTGCACGATTTCGAGACGACTCAGATCGTGGTTAACCCTATCATGAAAAGCGAACACGGCGGCAGCTTTATCACTCCAAACAGCGAATACGTCATCGAAGCGGCGCAGTACGCGGCTCCGCTAGATAACGGCTACCACTCGATGGACGAATACGAAGCGGCTTATCGCGGCGCGGTAACGTTTTGGAAATTCGACTATCCAAAAGGCAAGATAGACGAGAAAGCCTCCTTCTCGCTCGAGCTTCCTCCGTACTGGCAGGACCTAAGCGACGCCGGTAAGGGCGAGAGCTTCGGCTGGGCGTTTACAAACTCGATAAATACCGAGATGTATACGGGCGGTATCGAAAAAGGCTTGCCTCCGTTTGAAGCGGGCGCGAGCAGAAACGACACGGACTATTTGCACGTTTATAACTGGCAAATTTTAGAAAAACTGGCTCAGGATAAGAAAAACTATATGGAGATAAACGGCCATAGAGTAGTTACGATAGAGGCCGCGGTTAAAGCCGGCGCGCTATTTTTGATCCCGGAGCCAAAGAGCCCGCACGGCGTAGACGTCACTCCTGACGGCCGCTATATCGTTATCGGCGGCAAGCTAGATACTCACGCGACGGTTTATGATTTTAAAAAGATCAAAAACCTAATCGACAAAAAAGAGTTCGCTGGCACCGATCCGTACGGTATCCCTGTGCTTGATATGGCAAAGACCTTGCAAGGACAAGTGGAACTTGGCCTTGGACCTCTGCACAACTCTTTTGACGAAAAAGACGGCATCATCTATACCTCTCTTTACGTCGATAGCCAGATCGTGAAATGGGACTATAAAAATTTAAAAGTTCTAGATAGGATCAACGTCCACTACAACATCGGACACCTTGATACTATGGAGGGGAAATCGTCAAAACCTAAAGGCAAATACGCTATCGCTCTTGATAAACTTTCGATCGATCGCTTTAACCCGGTAGGTCCTCTTCACCCGCAAAACCACCAGCTTATCGATATCACGGGTGCCAAGATGGAGCTTTTATACGATATGCCGATACCTCTTGGCGAGCCTCACGACGTAGTTTCTATCGCGGCTAGCAAGCTAAAACCAGCTACTACCTATACGATGGGAACAAACTCTCGCACAGGCAAAGAAAGTCCGTTCGTAACTCTTGCCGGACAAGAGAGAGTCGAGCGCAACGGCAAAAACGTAACCGTATACGCTACGATGATCAGAAGCCACATAAACCCTGAGCACATCGAGGTAAATAAAGGCGACAACGTAACTATCCACCTAACAAACCTAGAGCGCGCCCAGGACGAGACGCACGGCTTTACCGTGGATCTTTACAACATCCACGCGTCTTTAGAGCCGGGTAAAACCGCGACCGTAAATTTCGTAGCGGATGAAGAGGGCGTGTTCCCTTACTACTGCACCGAGTTTTGCTCTGCGCTGCACCTTGAGATGATGGGTTACTTGCTAGTTAAAGATCCGAACAAAAAATACGAATCCGCCAAAGTAAGCAAGCTAAAAACCCTAAGTCCGGAAGCTCTAAAAGCCGAATACGATAAAGTAATCGCTACAAACAAAGCTACCGACGAGGTTATCCAAAGCGTCGTTACGTATCTAAAAGAGAAGCATTACGAAAAATATCCTAAGGTAAAAGAGCTAGTTACCGACGCGCTGGATCAATACGGCAAAATCCCTGAAGTAAAAGCAAAAGCCGACGAAGCCTACAAAAAAGGCGACGTAAACGGCGCGATCCTATGGGAGTACCAAGTATGGCAGTATATGGTTAAAACCGCAGACGTCGGCCTAAGAGCTAAAAACAACCTAGCTAAAGAGATCGCCACGCCTATGAGCTCGGCTGCCGCCAAAGGCGAGGAAGCCTATCTAAAAGGCGGTTGTAACGGCTGCCACGTCATCGGTCAAGTAAGCTCGGGTCCAGATCTAACCGGCGTTCTTTTGCGCCACGAAAACGCAGAGAAATGGGTGTTTGACTTTATCAAAGATCCTGCTAAATTTTACAACGACGAGTACGTCAAATCTATGATAGATTTCTTTAACCTCAGGATGCCTAATCAGCACATGAGCGACCAAGAGATCAAAGATATCATCGAATATCTAAAATGGATCGACGAAAACGCAGGAATGTAA
- a CDS encoding nitrous oxide reductase family maturation protein NosD, translating into MKFKLLLFCALNLTVFAGPLQDAINAAEPGDILRLNDGLYEGNIIVDKPLTIIGKGENAVIRGDRKSSVIKVTAKNVKLINLNIEGSGTSQMDLNAGVSCLKGNNLLVEKSRFKDVLFGIELSECNQAIIRDNNITSKEGFDVPRRGDAVRAWYSHENLIERNYVYNSRDIVAWFSSNNVIRKNFGKNNRYAVHTMYSADNLIEDNEFSGGAVGMYFMFSTNSLVRRNVIINSNGAFGVGIALKDASGFNIRENTFLYNSRGIYSDRSPLNPGTVNTLENNQILYNVIGLQMHATQEKSVFKGNDFIGNMETAINDTPGSKIELNEWSGNYFDEYEGLDVDRDGIGDTPYLHFVYADKLWQYYPTLRFFYGSTVISGLNFLAKLAPFSEPLKLLEDGSPKMRPNNAEKATL; encoded by the coding sequence ATGAAATTTAAGCTTTTGCTCTTTTGCGCGCTAAATTTGACGGTCTTCGCCGGTCCGCTACAAGACGCTATAAACGCTGCGGAACCGGGCGACATCTTGCGCCTAAACGACGGCCTTTACGAAGGAAATATAATCGTCGATAAGCCGCTAACGATAATAGGCAAGGGCGAAAACGCCGTGATACGAGGCGACCGCAAATCAAGCGTGATAAAAGTAACGGCAAAAAACGTTAAGCTTATAAATTTAAACATCGAGGGCAGCGGCACGAGCCAGATGGACCTAAACGCCGGCGTTAGCTGCCTAAAAGGCAATAATCTTTTAGTAGAAAAAAGCCGCTTTAAAGACGTGCTTTTCGGTATCGAGCTATCAGAATGCAACCAAGCCATAATAAGAGATAACAACATCACCTCAAAAGAGGGCTTTGACGTGCCTAGACGCGGAGACGCCGTGCGCGCGTGGTATTCGCACGAAAATTTGATCGAGCGAAACTACGTCTATAACAGTCGCGACATCGTGGCGTGGTTTTCCAGCAACAACGTAATCCGCAAAAATTTCGGCAAAAATAACCGCTACGCCGTGCATACGATGTACTCGGCGGACAACCTCATCGAGGATAACGAATTTAGCGGCGGAGCGGTGGGGATGTATTTTATGTTTTCTACGAATTCTCTCGTGCGCCGAAACGTGATAATCAACTCAAACGGAGCGTTTGGCGTGGGTATCGCGCTAAAAGACGCCTCGGGATTTAACATCAGAGAAAATACCTTTTTGTATAACTCGCGCGGCATCTACTCGGATCGCTCGCCGCTAAATCCAGGCACCGTAAATACCCTCGAAAACAATCAAATTTTATACAACGTCATCGGGCTGCAAATGCACGCGACGCAGGAAAAAAGCGTATTTAAGGGCAATGATTTTATCGGAAACATGGAAACGGCTATCAACGACACCCCGGGCTCAAAGATCGAGCTAAACGAGTGGAGCGGTAATTATTTCGACGAATACGAAGGACTCGACGTCGATAGAGACGGCATCGGCGATACGCCATACTTGCACTTCGTTTACGCCGACAAGCTTTGGCAGTACTATCCGACTCTGCGCTTTTTCTATGGCTCCACCGTGATAAGCGGGCTAAATTTTCTAGCTAAGCTTGCGCCGTTTTCCGAGCCGCTCAAGCTTTTAGAGGACGGCTCTCCTAAAATGCGCCCCAATAACGCCGAAAAGGCAACGCTATGA
- a CDS encoding 4Fe-4S dicluster domain-containing protein yields MNRRNFIALTAGAAAAGYGIGYFLPKTHADELFLRPPGAVKNFESLCIKCGQCVQVCPYHSIELLDIAQGYSNGTSYINPHERGCYLCDLFPCVLACPSGALDHATTQINDVKMGVGVLRGREACLAYKNENVNLSGVTKMLERKIYNDREQAVKDAVQNSVDKPCDLCVSLCPVGDAAITMAKSDGRNLPEFKQGCVGCGVCAEVCPAQIIDIAPNRGYDEIYKG; encoded by the coding sequence ATGAATAGACGAAATTTTATCGCCTTAACGGCAGGCGCGGCGGCCGCAGGCTACGGCATCGGATATTTTTTACCCAAAACGCACGCGGACGAGCTTTTTTTACGGCCTCCCGGAGCGGTTAAAAATTTCGAATCGCTCTGCATAAAATGCGGCCAGTGCGTGCAGGTCTGCCCGTATCACAGCATCGAGCTACTAGATATCGCGCAGGGCTACTCAAACGGCACGTCCTACATAAACCCGCACGAGCGAGGCTGCTATCTATGCGACCTTTTTCCTTGCGTTTTAGCCTGTCCCAGCGGCGCGCTAGATCACGCTACGACGCAGATCAACGACGTAAAGATGGGCGTGGGCGTGCTACGAGGGCGCGAGGCCTGTCTTGCTTATAAAAACGAAAACGTAAATTTAAGCGGCGTTACGAAAATGCTCGAGCGTAAAATTTACAACGACCGCGAGCAAGCCGTAAAAGACGCCGTCCAAAATAGCGTGGATAAGCCCTGCGATCTGTGCGTTAGCCTCTGTCCGGTCGGAGACGCCGCCATAACGATGGCTAAAAGCGACGGGCGAAATTTGCCCGAATTTAAACAAGGCTGCGTCGGATGCGGAGTGTGCGCCGAGGTTTGCCCGGCACAGATCATCGATATAGCGCCAAACCGCGGCTATGACGAAATTTACAAAGGATAA
- a CDS encoding c-type cytochrome, whose amino-acid sequence MRNKILGCLMALAAAALITGCESKDDKKSATQSAKTQATPAAAGMIETQKADANATAQKDYDQFMSYDINGKKRVKFGLDDEESETSRSVGALAMVRSPLQSINLKLIKGQLSKDFIVKCSACHDDYANGIIGPSLLNKTSDQIYDMIAAYKSKQKANPLMKDLVRGMDDAQIRALANEISEFNEQFRKK is encoded by the coding sequence ATGAGAAATAAAATTTTAGGCTGTCTCATGGCCCTCGCCGCCGCTGCGCTGATAACTGGCTGCGAGAGCAAGGATGATAAAAAAAGCGCGACGCAATCGGCAAAAACACAAGCGACGCCAGCCGCCGCAGGCATGATAGAGACGCAAAAAGCGGACGCTAACGCAACCGCTCAAAAAGACTACGATCAGTTTATGAGCTACGACATAAACGGCAAAAAGAGAGTCAAATTTGGTCTAGATGACGAGGAGAGCGAGACTAGCCGCTCAGTCGGCGCGCTAGCGATGGTGCGAAGCCCGCTACAAAGCATAAATTTAAAACTCATCAAAGGGCAGCTTAGCAAAGACTTTATCGTAAAATGCTCCGCCTGTCACGACGACTACGCCAACGGCATCATCGGCCCGTCGCTGCTAAACAAAACCTCGGATCAAATTTACGACATGATCGCTGCGTATAAGAGCAAGCAAAAGGCAAATCCTTTGATGAAAGATCTGGTGCGCGGCATGGACGATGCGCAGATCAGGGCGCTAGCTAATGAAATCAGCGAATTTAACGAGCAATTTAGAAAAAAATAG
- a CDS encoding c-type cytochrome yields the protein MGKKIAIIFGVLVLALMVFMLTSQPSAPIKDASRPELKPAQQTQPKAANEELNLQDSEEIKKIKQLQNSVANQPSEGVSKRYLTSCAPCHGANGKGVMAPSIAGKSKDEILASLKNYKEGKVANSLMKGLLTNVSDKDLGALADEISKFKE from the coding sequence ATGGGAAAGAAAATAGCGATAATCTTTGGAGTTTTGGTACTTGCGCTCATGGTTTTTATGCTGACTAGCCAGCCGTCGGCACCCATAAAGGACGCCAGCAGGCCCGAGCTAAAACCGGCGCAACAAACGCAACCAAAAGCCGCAAACGAAGAGCTGAATTTGCAAGATAGCGAAGAGATCAAAAAGATCAAACAGCTACAAAACAGCGTCGCAAATCAGCCTAGCGAGGGCGTTAGCAAACGATATCTAACCTCCTGCGCGCCTTGCCACGGAGCAAACGGCAAGGGCGTGATGGCGCCTAGCATCGCAGGCAAAAGCAAGGACGAAATCCTAGCTTCGCTAAAAAACTACAAAGAGGGTAAAGTGGCAAATAGCCTGATGAAGGGGCTTCTCACAAATGTTTCAGACAAGGATCTAGGCGCGTTAGCTGATGAAATTTCAAAATTTAAAGAGTAG
- a CDS encoding NapH/MauN family ferredoxin-type protein, producing MDKYATRCTVAKVPFLSTLTVKNAEGKKRLSIRAWRLMTIALVHILFVLSYRADIQILEGDISGSRILGFHLTDAFMSFQVFAATHEFPINLIIGTATILLFYALVGGRAFCGWICPYTFLGEIGEKIHENLAAKKIIKRREFDPKWRYVFTALFIAMSFASAQLVFEIFSVTGIVSRFVIYGYFHAIWFAVFVLLVEIFYSRRGWCRYVCPIGATYSLLTRTNAVKVSWNKDRCDHCLVCIDTCLVPHVLEITKKNAKTGGDENKKEFRLVGGDCTLCGRCIDVCHHDALKFDNGFKKLI from the coding sequence ATGGACAAGTATGCCACGCGCTGCACGGTCGCCAAAGTCCCGTTTCTAAGCACGCTCACGGTAAAAAACGCCGAGGGCAAAAAGCGCCTTAGTATCCGCGCTTGGCGGCTTATGACGATTGCGCTGGTGCATATTTTATTCGTGCTTTCTTATCGCGCGGATATTCAAATTTTAGAAGGCGACATCAGCGGATCAAGGATCTTAGGCTTTCATTTGACCGACGCTTTTATGAGCTTTCAGGTATTTGCCGCGACGCACGAGTTTCCGATAAATTTGATCATCGGAACGGCTACGATTTTACTTTTTTACGCGCTTGTGGGCGGGCGAGCCTTTTGCGGCTGGATTTGCCCTTATACTTTTTTGGGCGAGATCGGCGAGAAAATACACGAAAATTTAGCCGCCAAAAAGATAATCAAACGCCGCGAGTTCGATCCGAAATGGCGCTACGTCTTTACCGCGCTTTTTATCGCGATGAGTTTTGCCAGCGCGCAGCTCGTGTTTGAGATTTTTAGCGTGACGGGCATAGTGTCTAGGTTCGTCATCTACGGCTATTTTCATGCGATTTGGTTTGCGGTTTTCGTGCTTTTAGTCGAGATTTTCTACTCCCGCAGAGGCTGGTGCCGCTACGTCTGCCCCATCGGCGCGACGTACTCGCTGCTAACCCGCACCAACGCCGTTAAAGTTAGCTGGAACAAAGATCGCTGCGACCACTGTTTAGTCTGTATCGATACCTGTCTCGTGCCTCACGTATTAGAAATCACGAAGAAAAACGCTAAAACGGGCGGCGACGAAAATAAAAAAGAATTTCGTCTCGTAGGCGGCGACTGCACGCTTTGCGGGCGCTGTATCGACGTGTGCCACCACGACGCGCTAAAATTCGACAACGGCTTTAAAAAGCTCATCTAA
- a CDS encoding ABC transporter ATP-binding protein produces MIILKDITKAFGSQKILQNVNLSIKKGQKTVVLGQNGAGKSSLMRIILGEFKPNSGEVRVNGFDPFTARKEALSVISFVPQTPPPLKFNLKELCEFVCKSSGVAQENIEKFCEKMELDLKGNFHKPFYKLSGGMKQKMLIAIAFAKNTEAMMFDEPTANLDPKARRNFMDLLGEFARKKTLVFISHRLDEVQSMSNRYVEMDLGRIIKDEPITQGGNRE; encoded by the coding sequence TTGATAATCTTAAAAGACATCACCAAGGCTTTTGGCTCGCAAAAGATACTTCAAAACGTAAATTTAAGCATAAAAAAGGGGCAAAAAACGGTCGTACTTGGGCAAAACGGCGCCGGCAAAAGCTCGCTGATGCGCATAATCCTGGGCGAATTTAAACCAAACAGCGGCGAGGTGCGAGTAAACGGCTTTGATCCATTTACCGCGCGCAAAGAAGCCCTTAGCGTGATATCTTTCGTCCCGCAAACGCCGCCGCCGCTAAAATTTAACCTAAAAGAGCTTTGCGAGTTCGTCTGCAAAAGCTCGGGCGTCGCGCAGGAAAACATAGAGAAATTTTGCGAGAAAATGGAGCTTGATCTAAAAGGAAATTTTCACAAGCCCTTTTACAAACTCTCAGGCGGTATGAAGCAAAAAATGCTAATCGCAATCGCCTTTGCTAAAAACACCGAAGCTATGATGTTTGACGAGCCCACGGCAAATTTAGACCCAAAAGCCAGGCGAAATTTTATGGATCTACTAGGCGAGTTCGCGCGCAAAAAGACGCTGGTTTTCATCTCGCACAGGCTTGATGAGGTGCAGAGTATGTCAAACCGCTACGTCGAGATGGATCTGGGCCGCATCATCAAAGACGAGCCGATCACGCAAGGAGGCAACCGTGAATAA